A window of Drosophila subobscura isolate 14011-0131.10 chromosome E, UCBerk_Dsub_1.0, whole genome shotgun sequence contains these coding sequences:
- the LOC117891095 gene encoding odorant receptor 59a-like, producing MPEEAIDSLSFIKSHWTAWWMLGVAHERVQSFRGLYLCYSAVVNVVFTVGYPLHLGMSLFSNRSLTEDILNLTTFVTCLACSAKTLLYAYNIGKVARMEHLLRLLDERVSGMQQRAIYGQVKLKLRTILYVFIGIYMPLALYAELSFISKEERGLMYPAYFPFDWLHSTRNYYIANFYQIVGISFLLVQNYVNDCFPAVVLCLISSHVKMLYSRFDDIGRDPSIDAEKQLEDCITDHKRLLNIFQCMEGFMSLPMFVQFTVTALNLCISVASVVFFVSEPMARIYCIFYAIGIQLQIYPSCFYSTDNEYWFGRLHNAAFSCNWPDQDRTFKRKMMIFLERSLKRSTAVAGGMLRVNVDTFFATLKMAYSLFTIIIRMRK from the exons ATGCCAGAGGAAGCCATCGACAGTTTGAGCTTCATCAAGAGCCACTGGACAGCATGGTGGATGCTCGGAGTGGCCCACGAGCGGGTTCAGTCCTTTCGTGGCCTCTACCTCTGCTACAGTGCGGTGGTCAATGTGGTGTTTACCGTCGGCTATCCGCTTCACTTGGGCATGTCTCTCTTCAGCAACCGCAGTCTCACCGAGGACATCCTCAATTTGACGACCTTTGTGACCTGCCTCGCCTGCTCCGCCAAGACTCTTCTGTACGCCTACAACATTGGCAAGGTGGCTCGAATGGAACACCTCCTGCGGCTGCTTGATGAGCGAGTgagtggcatgcagcagcgtGCCATCTACGGCCAAGTAAAGCTGAAACTGCGCACCATCCTGTATGTCTTTATTGGCATCTACATGCCGTTAGCTCTGTACGCCGAGCTCTCGTTTATCTCTAAGGAAGAGCGGGGCCTCATGTACCCCGCCTACTTCCCATTCGACTGGTTACACTCCACGAGAAACTACTACATTGCGAACTTCTATCAGATTGTGGGAATATCCTTTCTACTCGTGCAAAATTATGTCAATGACTGCTTTCCGGCCGTGGTGCTCTGCCTTATCTCGTCACACGTGAAGATGCTCTACTCACGCTTTGACGACATTGGCAGGGATCCATCCATTGATGCTGAGAAGCAGCTGGAAGACTGCATCACCGATCACAAGCGCTTGCTCAA TATCTTCCAATGCATGGAGGGATTCATGTCACTCCCAATGTTCGTCCAATTCACGGTGACCGCTCTGAACTTGTGCATCAGTGTCGCATCTGTCGTGTTCTTCGTCAGCGAACCCATGGCCCGAATTTACTGCATCTTTTACGCCATAggaattcaattgcaaatctATCCGTCATGCTTCTATAGCACAGACAACGAGTACTGGTTTGGACGCCTCCACAATGCCGCCTTCAGCTGCAATTGGCCCGATCAGGATAGGACCTTCAAGCGGAAGATGATGATTTTCTTGGAGCGATCGCTGAAGCGGAGCACAGCCGTTGCCGGTGGCATGTTGCGCGTCAATGTGGACACGTTCTTCGCGACCCTAAAGATGGCCTACTCCCTGTTCACGATTATTATTCGAATGAGAAAGTAG
- the LOC117890674 gene encoding odorant receptor 59a-like, which produces MSDEAIDSLSFIKSHWTAWWMLGVAHKRVQSFRGLYLCCSVVLNVLFTVGYPLHLGLSLFHNRSLTEDILNLTTFATCFACSAKCLLYAYNIGKVARIEQLLRLLDERASGIEQRAIYGQLKVQLRTILYAFIAIYMLCGLFAELSFISKEERGLMYPAYFPFDWLNSTRNYYIANVYQIVGVSFQLVQNYANDCFPAVVLCLISSHVKMLYSRFEDIGRDPSIDAEKQLEDCITDHKRLLELFRCIEGFMSLPMFIQFTIAALNVCISVAALVFFVNEPMARIYLLFYGLAMPLEIFPSCYYGTDNEYWFGRLHYAAFSCNWPVQGRSFKRKMMLFVERSLKRSTAIAGGMFRVHVDSFFATLKMAYSLFTIIIRMRK; this is translated from the exons ATGTCCGACGAGGCCATCGACAGTTTGAGCTTCATCAAGAGCCACTGGACAGCATGGTGGATGCTCGGAGTGGCTCACAAACGGGTTCAGTCCTTTCGTGGCCTCTACCTCTGCTGCAGTGTGGTGCTCAATGTGCTGTTCACCGTCGGCTATCCGCTCCATTTGGGCCTGTCCCTCTTTCACAACCGCAGTCTCACCGAGGACATCCTCAACCTGACGACCTTTGCGACGTGCTTTGCCTGCTCCGCCAAGTGCCTTCTCTACGCCTACAACATTGGCAAGGTGGCTCGGATAGAGCagctcctgcggctgctggatGAGCGAGCGAGTGGCATCGAGCAGCGTGCCATATACGGCCAATTGAAGGTGCAGCTTCGCACCATCCTCTATGCCTTTATTGCCATCTACATGCTTTGCGGTCTTTTTGCCGAGCTCTCCTTTATCTCTAAGGAAGAGCGGGGCCTCATGTACCCCGCCTACTTCCCATTCGACTGGTTAAACTCCACGAGGAACTACTACATAGCCAACGTCTATCAAATTGTAGGGGTGTCCTTTCAACTCGTGCAAAACTATGCCAATGACTGCTTTCCTGCCGTGGTGCTCTGCCTAATCTCGTCACACGTGAAGATGCTCTACTCACGCTTTGAAGACATTGGCAGGGATCCATCCATTGATGCTGAGAAGCAGCTGGAAGACTGCATCACCGATCACAAGCGCCTGCTCGA ACTCTTTAGATGTATTGAGGGATTTATGTCACTGCCAATGTTCATCCAATTCACGATCGCCGCTCTAAATGTTTGCATCAGTGTCGCCGCTCTCGTGTTCTTCGTCAACGAACCCATGGCCCGCATTTATCTCCTCTTTTATGGCCTTGCCATGCCGCTCGAGATTTTTCCCTCCTGCTACTATGGCACCGACAACGAGTACTGGTTTGGACGCCTCCACTACGCCGCCTTCAGCTGCAACTGGCCCGTGCAAGGACGCAGCTTCAAGCGGAAGATGATGCTCTTTGTGGAGCGATCGCTGAAGCGGAGCACAGCGATTGCCGGTGGCATGTTTCGAGTCCATGTGGACTCATTCTTCGCGACCCTAAAGATGGCATACTCCCTGTTCACGATTATTATTCGAATGAGAAAGTAG
- the LOC117891083 gene encoding S-phase kinase-associated protein 1 encodes MPVIRLESSDGVVFDTDAETAKCSGTIRHMLEDCRLEDEVEEQPLIPVPNVNSTTLQKILSWAQYHRNDVPTAEEDETEKYPVCQWDADFLATVDQGTLFELIMAANYLDIRALMNAACQTVANMIKGHTSDEIRLIFNIPREATEEDLCENESSDSEDDN; translated from the coding sequence ATGCCCGTCATCAGGTTGGAGTCCTCCGATGGTGTTGTTTTCGACACCGATGCCGAAACTGCCAAATGTTCGGGCACCATTAGACATATGCTGGAGGACTGCCGCCTGGAGGATGAGGTGGAGGAGCAACCCTTGATACCCGTGCCCAATGTGAACTCCACAACGCTGCAGAAAATCCTGAGCTGGGCTCAGTACCACAGGAATGACGTTCCGACCGCGGAAGAAGACGAAACGGAGAAATATCCCGTTTGTCAGTGGGATGCCGACTTTCTGGCAACTGTGGATCAGGGCACGCTCTTCGAGCTGATCATGGCCGCCAATTACTTGGACATTAGGGCACTGATGAATGCCGCCTGCCAGACGGTGGCCAACATGATCAAGGGCCACACATCCGACGAGATTCGCCTCATCTTCAACATTCCACGGGAGGCCACAGAAGAGGATTTGTGTGAAAATgagagcagcgacagcgaagaTGATAACTAA